GGCGGTCAGGGCGGCGGCGACCAGGCCGCCGGTGCAGCTTTCGGCGGTCGCCGCCATCAGGCCGCGTTCGGCCGCGGTTGCGACGATCTGTTGCGCCAGGCGCTGGATGTCTTCGGGGAACATGGTCTTTTCATAGGCCGCGAACCCGGCTCTAACCAGAGGCATGACCGAGGCCCTCGAACCGTTGCGCCCCGTCGGCCGGACGGCCGATCCCCTGGCGCCTATCCTGTTCGCCGTGGCCATCTTCACCTCGGCCTGTCTGGTCTTCGTGGTTCAGCCGATGGCGACCAAGCTGATCCTGCCGACGCTGGGCGGGTCGCCGTCGGTGTGGAACGCCTCGATGGTCTTTTTCCAGACCGCGCTGCTGGCGGGATACGCCTACGCCCATCTGCTGCAGCGTCTGGCCAGTCTGAGGGCGCAGGTGGCGGCGCATCTGGCCCTGCTGGCGCTGGCGGCGCTGTTCCTGCCGCTGAGGATCAGCGGGGTGTTCGGCGATCCCGATGCGGGGCAGCCGGCCCTGTGGCTCCTGGCCACATTGGCGGTTTCGATCGGAGCGCCGTTCGCCGTGCTGTCGGCGACCGCGCCGCTGTTGCAGGCTTGGTACGCCCGGGTGCGGGCCGGTCAGGCGGACGGGGCCAATCCCTACGTCCTCTACGCCGCGTCCAACCTGGGCAGTTTTCTGGCGCTGTTGGCCTATCCGGTCCTGATCGAACCCCTGGCCAGCCTGTCGGGCCAGCGGCTGGGGTGGAGTCTGGGCTATGGTCTGTTCGTGGCCATGGTGATCGGCCTGGGGCTGCTGGTCTGGCGTCGGCGCGAGGTGGGGGCGGCCGAGCCGGCGCCTCTCGCCGTCAGCGCGCCCATCGCCTGGCGCGAAAAAGGGATGCTGGTGCTGCTGGCCGCCGCGCCGTCCAGCCTGATGCTGGGGGTGACGGCGCATCTGACGACCGATGTGGCGTCGGCGCCCTTCCTGTGGGTGATCCCGCTGGCGCTGTATCTGCTGACCTTCGTGATCGCCTTCCAGACGCGGCCGGCCGTTCCGCCGGTCGTCGCATTGGTGTTGCAGGGCGCCATGGCGGCGGCGTGCGCGGCCCTGATCGCTTTCCGCACCGGCGAGTGGCTGCTGGTGTTCACGGTCAATCTGGCGGCCTTCTTCTTCACGGCCCTGATGTGTCACCAGCGGCTGGCGGCCAGGCGGCCGCCGCCGGATCGGCTGACGGAGTTCTATCTGCTGCTGTCGTTGGGCGGGGTGGTCGGCGGGGCCTTCAACGGTCTGGTCGCACCCATGGTGTTCAACATGGTCTGGGAATATCCGCTGGTCCTTGTCGCGGCGGCCCTGCTCAGGCCCTGGAGCCGGCGCGAGATTCGGCCTTGGGAGATCATGTGCGGCGTCGCGGGGGTGGTGATCGCCTTCCTGGGGCCGGTGTCGATGGAGGCGGTGCGCTATGCGCCCGATATCCGCGCGGCCGTGCCGGATGCGCAACTGATCCGCATCGCGCAGGGCGTCCTGGGCGTCGCGGCCCTGTTCGCCTTCCTGGTGCGGGATCGGGCGGTGCTGTTCGCCGTTGTGCTGGGGGCCATTGTCTGGTCGGGATATCATCTGGCCAGGGGCTACGACTGGGAGCTGTCGGAACGCAGTTTCTTCGGGGTCATGCGGGTGGCCCGGATCGACGATCCGCTGATGGGCGGTCCGGTCCATGTGTTGATGCACGGCACCACCTTGCACGGGGCGCAGGCGCAAGGTCCGGCGCGGCGTTGTCAGCCGACCCTGTATTACGCCACCGCCACGCCGCTGGGTCAGGCGATGCTGCAGACGCAGGCGCGTCATCTGGACGGGGCGCGGGTCGGGGTGGTGGGTCAGGGATCGGGCGCCATGGCCGCCTATAAACGTCAGCAGGATCGGCTGACCTTCTTCGAGATCGATCCGATGGTGGATCGTTTGTCGCGCGACCCGCGCTGGTTCAGCTTCATCGACGGATGCGCCGATGGGCCGGTGCGGACCGTGATCGGCGACGCCCGACTGACGATGGACCGGGAGCCGGCGGGATCCTATGACCTGCTGATCATCGACGCCTTCTCATCCGACGCCGTTCCGACCCATCTGCTGACGGTGGAGGCGGTCAGAGGCTATCTGCGGCTGCTGTCGCCGGACGGGGTGGTGGTGCTGCATCTGTCGAACCGCAATCTGGAAATCACCCGGCCCGCCGAGGCGGCGGCGCAGGCGTTGGCGGTTCCGAACCTGCATCAGGTCTATCTGGAGAAATCCGGGCAGGGACAAATGGCCGAAGCCTCGACCGAAGCCCTGCTGATCGGCAAGAGCGAGGCTGCCGTTCAGCCCTATCGCGACGACGGCCGCTGGCGCGCGCTGGACAAGACTGACGTTCGTCCGTGGACGGATGATTACGTCAATCTGTTCGGTTCGCTGGTGCGTCAGATGCGCTATTCGCGCTGACGGACAGGCATTTCGACGGCGACCACGGCCTGGGCGGCCAGCCCCTCGCCACGGCCGGTGAAGCCCAGTCCCTCGGTCGTGGTCGCCTTGACGCTGACGGCGTCCAGCGGCAGGTCCAGCAGGGCGGCGATGCGGTCGCGCATCGCCTGGCGGTGCGGTTTCACCTTGGGATGTTCGCAGATCAGGGTGACGTCCACATTGACGATTCGCCCGCCGCGCTGGGCCGTCAGTTCGGCGGCATGGATCAGGAACTGATCTGACGACGCGCCCCTCCATTTCGGATCGGTCGGCGGGAAGTGGTCGCCGATGTCGCCGGCCGCGATGGCGCCCAGGATGGCGTCTGTCAGGGCGTGAAGCCCGGCGTCGGCGTCGGAATGGCCGATCAGCGTCCGATCATGCGGCACCTCGATCCCGCACAGCCAGACCGACCCGCCCGGCCCCCAGCGGTGCACATCGTAACCCGAGCCGATGCGGGTCTGATAGCGGGGGGCGTCTTGCGTCAGCAGGGCCTCGGCCATGGCGAAATCCTCGGGGA
Above is a genomic segment from Candidatus Brevundimonas colombiensis containing:
- a CDS encoding fused MFS/spermidine synthase: MTEALEPLRPVGRTADPLAPILFAVAIFTSACLVFVVQPMATKLILPTLGGSPSVWNASMVFFQTALLAGYAYAHLLQRLASLRAQVAAHLALLALAALFLPLRISGVFGDPDAGQPALWLLATLAVSIGAPFAVLSATAPLLQAWYARVRAGQADGANPYVLYAASNLGSFLALLAYPVLIEPLASLSGQRLGWSLGYGLFVAMVIGLGLLVWRRREVGAAEPAPLAVSAPIAWREKGMLVLLAAAPSSLMLGVTAHLTTDVASAPFLWVIPLALYLLTFVIAFQTRPAVPPVVALVLQGAMAAACAALIAFRTGEWLLVFTVNLAAFFFTALMCHQRLAARRPPPDRLTEFYLLLSLGGVVGGAFNGLVAPMVFNMVWEYPLVLVAAALLRPWSRREIRPWEIMCGVAGVVIAFLGPVSMEAVRYAPDIRAAVPDAQLIRIAQGVLGVAALFAFLVRDRAVLFAVVLGAIVWSGYHLARGYDWELSERSFFGVMRVARIDDPLMGGPVHVLMHGTTLHGAQAQGPARRCQPTLYYATATPLGQAMLQTQARHLDGARVGVVGQGSGAMAAYKRQQDRLTFFEIDPMVDRLSRDPRWFSFIDGCADGPVRTVIGDARLTMDREPAGSYDLLIIDAFSSDAVPTHLLTVEAVRGYLRLLSPDGVVVLHLSNRNLEITRPAEAAAQALAVPNLHQVYLEKSGQGQMAEASTEALLIGKSEAAVQPYRDDGRWRALDKTDVRPWTDDYVNLFGSLVRQMRYSR